The proteins below come from a single Felis catus isolate Fca126 chromosome A1, F.catus_Fca126_mat1.0, whole genome shotgun sequence genomic window:
- the LOC101099424 gene encoding transmembrane emp24 domain-containing protein 9-like isoform X2: MALPLLLGQLLALMGPGDAFYLEVRELEEKCFIQEIPDGTVVIGNYKTELYDPAMEKYQPSPQWINLFVFVKDPENKNLLARQYGPQGSFTFTSQSPGEHQICLHLESIRFALFYDGKLAIHLDMQLGERSNDYVEFAAKDKLTQLHLRVQQLVEQWREERFRQTSESTNQRVLWWSILQTFILVATGVWQMQHLKSFFKAKKLV; encoded by the exons ATGGCCCTGCCGCTGCTGCTGGGGCAGCTGCTGGCGCTGATGGGCCCCGGGGACGCGTTCTACCTCGAGGTCCGCGAGCTGGAGGAGAAGTGCTTCATCCAGGAGATCCCCGATGGTACCGTGGTCATAG GTAACTACAAGACGGAGCTATACGACCCTGCTATGGAAAAGTACCAGCCCTCCCCCCAGTGGATCAATTTATTCGTGTTTGTGAAGGACCCGGAGAACAAG AACCTTCTGGCCCGTCAGTACGGCCCTCAGGGCAGCTTCACCTTCACCTCCCAGTCTCCAGGAGAGCACCAGATCTGCCTCCACCTTGAGTCTATCCGGTTCGCCCTCTTCTATGATGGCAAGCTG GCCATTCACTTGGATATGCAGTTGGGTGAACGCAGCAACGATTACGTGGAGTTTGCAGCCAAGGACAAGCTGACCCAGCTGCATCTGCGTGTCCAGCAGCTTGTGGAGCAG TGGCGAGAGGAGCGCTTCCGGCAGACCAGCGAGAGCACCAACCAGCGGGTGCTGTGGTGGTCCATTCTGCAGACCTTCATCCTTGTGGCCACAGGTGTCTGGCAGATGCAGCACCTCAAGAGTTTCTTTAAAGCCAAGAAGCTGGTGTAG
- the LOC101099424 gene encoding transmembrane emp24 domain-containing protein 9-like isoform X1 — translation MALPLLLGQLLALMGPGDAFYLEVRELEEKCFIQEIPDGTVVIGNYKTELYDPAMEKYQPSPQWINLFVFVKDPENKNLLARQYGPQGSFTFTSQSPGEHQICLHLESIRFALFYDGKLAIHLDMQLGERSNDYVEFAAKDKLTQLHLRVQQLVEQVELIQKEQEYQRWREERFRQTSESTNQRVLWWSILQTFILVATGVWQMQHLKSFFKAKKLV, via the exons ATGGCCCTGCCGCTGCTGCTGGGGCAGCTGCTGGCGCTGATGGGCCCCGGGGACGCGTTCTACCTCGAGGTCCGCGAGCTGGAGGAGAAGTGCTTCATCCAGGAGATCCCCGATGGTACCGTGGTCATAG GTAACTACAAGACGGAGCTATACGACCCTGCTATGGAAAAGTACCAGCCCTCCCCCCAGTGGATCAATTTATTCGTGTTTGTGAAGGACCCGGAGAACAAG AACCTTCTGGCCCGTCAGTACGGCCCTCAGGGCAGCTTCACCTTCACCTCCCAGTCTCCAGGAGAGCACCAGATCTGCCTCCACCTTGAGTCTATCCGGTTCGCCCTCTTCTATGATGGCAAGCTG GCCATTCACTTGGATATGCAGTTGGGTGAACGCAGCAACGATTACGTGGAGTTTGCAGCCAAGGACAAGCTGACCCAGCTGCATCTGCGTGTCCAGCAGCTTGTGGAGCAGGTGGAGTTGATCCAGAAGGAGCAGGAATACCAGAGG TGGCGAGAGGAGCGCTTCCGGCAGACCAGCGAGAGCACCAACCAGCGGGTGCTGTGGTGGTCCATTCTGCAGACCTTCATCCTTGTGGCCACAGGTGTCTGGCAGATGCAGCACCTCAAGAGTTTCTTTAAAGCCAAGAAGCTGGTGTAG
- the LOC101099424 gene encoding transmembrane emp24 domain-containing protein 9-like isoform X3 — protein MALPLLLGQLLALMGPGDAFYLEVRELEEKCFIQEIPDGTVVIGNYKTELYDPAMEKYQPSPQWINLFVFVKDPENKAIHLDMQLGERSNDYVEFAAKDKLTQLHLRVQQLVEQVELIQKEQEYQRWREERFRQTSESTNQRVLWWSILQTFILVATGVWQMQHLKSFFKAKKLV, from the exons ATGGCCCTGCCGCTGCTGCTGGGGCAGCTGCTGGCGCTGATGGGCCCCGGGGACGCGTTCTACCTCGAGGTCCGCGAGCTGGAGGAGAAGTGCTTCATCCAGGAGATCCCCGATGGTACCGTGGTCATAG GTAACTACAAGACGGAGCTATACGACCCTGCTATGGAAAAGTACCAGCCCTCCCCCCAGTGGATCAATTTATTCGTGTTTGTGAAGGACCCGGAGAACAAG GCCATTCACTTGGATATGCAGTTGGGTGAACGCAGCAACGATTACGTGGAGTTTGCAGCCAAGGACAAGCTGACCCAGCTGCATCTGCGTGTCCAGCAGCTTGTGGAGCAGGTGGAGTTGATCCAGAAGGAGCAGGAATACCAGAGG TGGCGAGAGGAGCGCTTCCGGCAGACCAGCGAGAGCACCAACCAGCGGGTGCTGTGGTGGTCCATTCTGCAGACCTTCATCCTTGTGGCCACAGGTGTCTGGCAGATGCAGCACCTCAAGAGTTTCTTTAAAGCCAAGAAGCTGGTGTAG